In Massilia forsythiae, one DNA window encodes the following:
- the ftsW gene encoding putative lipid II flippase FtsW, giving the protein MAFQLPFNFKFGAAAPDDGVAKSARPSRMMEYDQPLVWVVILLMLFGMVMVYSASISLPDSPKFAYLGGKNNYFLLRQALFIAISMVAGLFTFRIKVATWQRFAPLMFVGTLILLALVLVPGIGTSVNGARRWLSLKVFNLQPSEIMKVVAVLYAADFTVRKQQYMHKLTKGFMPMAAAMGLVGGLLMLEPDLGAFGVVVCISMGILFLGGFNMIWFGGIGAVLVMVFSTIIALSPFRRARMFAYMDPWKEGNALDKAYQLTHSLIAFGRGELFGVGLGGSVEKLHYLPEAHTDFIMAVIGEELGLAGVIAVIGLFYWLVKRAFDIGRQAIALEQHFAGLAAKGIGIWLGVQVFINMGVNLGLLPTKGLTLPLMSYGGSGILFNCVGLAILLRIDFENRVRMRGGRQKGSK; this is encoded by the coding sequence ATGGCGTTCCAGCTGCCTTTCAATTTCAAGTTCGGCGCCGCCGCGCCCGACGACGGCGTCGCCAAGAGCGCGCGCCCGTCGCGCATGATGGAGTACGACCAGCCGCTGGTGTGGGTGGTGATCCTGCTGATGCTGTTCGGGATGGTGATGGTGTACTCGGCCTCGATCTCGCTGCCGGACTCGCCCAAGTTCGCCTACCTGGGCGGCAAGAACAATTATTTCCTGCTGCGCCAGGCGCTGTTCATCGCCATCTCGATGGTGGCCGGCCTGTTCACTTTCCGCATCAAGGTGGCGACCTGGCAGCGCTTCGCGCCGCTGATGTTCGTCGGCACCCTGATCCTGCTGGCGCTGGTGCTGGTGCCCGGCATCGGCACCTCGGTCAACGGTGCGCGCCGCTGGCTGTCGCTGAAAGTCTTCAACCTGCAGCCGTCCGAGATCATGAAGGTGGTGGCGGTGCTGTACGCCGCCGACTTCACGGTGCGCAAGCAGCAGTACATGCACAAGCTGACCAAGGGCTTCATGCCGATGGCGGCGGCGATGGGCCTGGTGGGCGGCCTGCTGATGCTGGAGCCCGACCTGGGCGCGTTCGGCGTGGTCGTGTGCATCTCGATGGGCATCCTGTTCCTGGGCGGCTTCAACATGATCTGGTTCGGCGGCATCGGCGCCGTGCTGGTGATGGTGTTCTCGACCATCATCGCGCTGTCGCCGTTCCGGCGCGCGCGCATGTTCGCCTACATGGACCCGTGGAAGGAAGGCAATGCGCTGGACAAGGCTTACCAGCTGACCCACTCGCTAATCGCATTCGGGCGCGGCGAGCTGTTCGGCGTGGGCCTGGGCGGCAGCGTGGAAAAGCTGCACTACCTGCCGGAAGCGCATACCGACTTCATCATGGCCGTGATCGGCGAAGAGCTCGGCCTGGCCGGCGTGATCGCGGTGATCGGCCTGTTCTACTGGCTGGTCAAGCGCGCCTTCGACATCGGCCGCCAGGCGATCGCGCTGGAACAGCACTTCGCCGGCCTGGCCGCCAAGGGCATCGGCATCTGGCTCGGTGTGCAGGTGTTCATCAACATGGGCGTGAACCTGGGCCTGCTGCCGACCAAGGGCCTGACCCTGCCGCTGATGAGCTACGGCGGTTCCGGCATCCTGTTCAACTGCGTCGGCCTGGCGATCCTGCTGCGCATCGATTTCGAAAACCGCGTGCGCATGCGCGGCGGGCGCCAGAAGGGAAGCAAATGA
- the murD gene encoding UDP-N-acetylmuramoyl-L-alanine--D-glutamate ligase, giving the protein MDYEGKTALVLGLGESGLAMAQWLARRGADVRVADTRAEPARLPALLAAVPEAQFTGGPDAAVDGFHPSLLDGIDFVAVSPGLAPERELASLAPAAAARAIPLWGEIELFAQALAALQTERGYAPKVIAITGTNGKTTVTSLTGLLCRRAGLATQVAGNISPAALDVLREALDRDELPQAWVLELSSFQLHTTYSLRADAATVLNVTQDHLDWHGGMEAYAADKARIFGADTVRVLNRDDAVVMRMAQPGTIPLTPEPRVTTFGTGEPDAPESFGLVNERGVLWLAQAAPAEEPEKKRRRQVPEASTEAAESIINRLMPADALRIRGLHNASNALAALALCRAVGLPLAPLLHGLREYAGEPHRVELVTAIDGVEYYDDSKGTNVGATVAALEGLGKSFGEADRQILLIAGGDGKGQDFAPLAGPCSRYVRAVLLIGRDAPAVRAAIEASGVPCFDLDDLTQATRRAAGLAQAGDVVLLSPACASLDMFTNYAHRAQVFVDAVRELALEKGQDL; this is encoded by the coding sequence ATCGACTACGAAGGCAAGACCGCACTGGTGCTGGGCCTCGGCGAATCGGGCCTGGCGATGGCGCAATGGTTGGCGCGGCGCGGCGCCGACGTGCGCGTGGCCGACACCCGCGCCGAGCCGGCGCGCCTGCCGGCGCTGCTGGCGGCGGTGCCGGAGGCGCAGTTCACCGGCGGCCCCGACGCCGCGGTCGATGGTTTCCATCCGAGCCTGCTGGACGGCATCGATTTCGTCGCCGTCAGCCCGGGCCTGGCGCCCGAGCGCGAACTGGCGTCGCTGGCGCCGGCGGCGGCCGCGCGCGCCATCCCGCTGTGGGGAGAAATCGAACTGTTCGCCCAGGCGCTGGCGGCGTTGCAGACCGAGCGCGGCTACGCGCCGAAAGTCATCGCCATTACCGGCACCAACGGCAAGACCACGGTCACCAGCCTGACCGGGCTGCTGTGCCGGCGCGCCGGCTTGGCCACGCAGGTGGCCGGCAACATCAGCCCGGCCGCGCTCGACGTGCTGCGCGAGGCGCTGGATCGTGACGAGCTGCCGCAGGCCTGGGTGCTGGAACTGTCCAGCTTCCAGCTGCACACGACCTACAGCCTGCGCGCCGACGCCGCCACCGTACTGAACGTCACGCAAGACCACCTCGACTGGCACGGCGGCATGGAGGCCTATGCCGCCGACAAAGCGCGCATCTTCGGCGCGGATACGGTGCGCGTGCTGAACCGCGACGATGCCGTGGTGATGCGCATGGCGCAGCCGGGCACGATCCCGCTCACCCCGGAACCGCGGGTGACCACCTTCGGCACCGGCGAGCCGGATGCGCCGGAAAGCTTCGGCCTGGTGAACGAGCGCGGCGTGCTGTGGCTGGCGCAGGCCGCCCCGGCGGAAGAGCCAGAAAAGAAACGCCGCCGCCAGGTGCCGGAAGCGTCCACGGAAGCGGCCGAATCGATCATCAACCGCCTGATGCCGGCCGACGCACTGCGCATCCGCGGCCTGCACAACGCCTCCAATGCGCTGGCCGCGCTGGCGCTGTGCCGCGCCGTCGGCCTGCCGCTGGCGCCGCTGCTGCACGGCCTGCGCGAATACGCGGGCGAGCCGCACCGCGTGGAACTGGTGACCGCCATCGACGGCGTCGAGTACTACGACGACAGCAAGGGCACCAACGTCGGCGCCACGGTGGCGGCCCTGGAAGGCCTCGGCAAATCCTTCGGCGAAGCCGACCGCCAGATCCTGCTGATCGCCGGCGGCGACGGCAAGGGCCAGGACTTTGCGCCGCTGGCCGGCCCGTGCTCGCGCTACGTGCGCGCGGTGCTGCTGATCGGGCGCGACGCGCCGGCCGTGCGCGCCGCCATCGAAGCGTCCGGCGTACCGTGCTTCGACCTCGACGACCTGACCCAGGCGACCCGGCGCGCCGCCGGCCTGGCGCAAGCCGGCGACGTGGTGCTGCTGTCGCCCGCGTGCGCCAGCCTGGACATGTTCACCAATTACGCCCACCGCGCCCAGGTGTTCGTGGACGCCGTGCGCGAGCTCGCGCTCGAGAAGGGGCAGGACCTCTGA
- the mraY gene encoding phospho-N-acetylmuramoyl-pentapeptide-transferase has product MLLWLAQYFQDYIGPMRVFNYITFRAVFATITAIAIGLFCGPVVIRRLTELKVGQAVRTYGPQTHLSKHGTPTMGGVLVLIAIGLSTLLWCDLSNRLIWPVLVVTLGFGAIGWVDDYRKVVYKDPEGMRSGEKYFWMSLIGITSSLYLAFSVSAATPWEVWKLFFAWVQSGFSLDLPPKADLIVPFFKSISYPLGVWGFIALTYCVIVGASNAVNFTDGLDGLAIMPTVMVGAALGLFAYLTGSATYSRYLFIPHIPGAGEILIFCGAMAGAGLAFLWYNAHPAQMFMGDVGALALGGALGTIAVIVRQEIVLFIMGGVFVAETLSVIIQVSWFKYTKKRYGTGRRVFLMAPLHHHFEQKGWKETKVVVRFWIVTMMLVLVGLSTLKLR; this is encoded by the coding sequence ATGCTTCTCTGGCTCGCACAATATTTTCAGGACTATATCGGTCCGATGCGCGTTTTCAACTACATCACCTTCCGTGCCGTCTTCGCTACCATCACCGCGATCGCCATCGGCCTGTTCTGCGGCCCGGTCGTGATCCGCCGCCTGACCGAGCTGAAGGTCGGGCAAGCGGTGCGCACCTACGGTCCGCAGACCCACCTGTCCAAGCACGGCACCCCGACCATGGGCGGCGTGCTGGTGCTGATCGCGATCGGCTTGTCGACCTTGTTGTGGTGCGACCTGTCGAACCGCCTGATCTGGCCGGTGCTGGTGGTCACACTCGGCTTCGGCGCCATCGGCTGGGTCGACGACTACCGCAAGGTGGTCTACAAGGACCCGGAAGGCATGCGCTCGGGCGAAAAATATTTCTGGATGTCGCTGATCGGCATCACCTCCTCGCTGTACCTGGCGTTTTCGGTCTCGGCGGCGACCCCGTGGGAAGTCTGGAAACTGTTCTTCGCCTGGGTGCAGTCCGGCTTCTCGCTCGACCTGCCGCCCAAGGCCGACCTGATCGTCCCGTTCTTCAAGAGCATCAGCTACCCGCTGGGCGTGTGGGGCTTCATCGCGCTGACCTATTGCGTGATCGTGGGCGCCTCGAATGCCGTCAACTTCACCGACGGCCTGGACGGCCTGGCGATCATGCCGACCGTGATGGTGGGCGCCGCGCTCGGCCTGTTCGCCTACCTCACCGGCAGCGCCACCTATTCGCGCTACCTGTTCATCCCGCACATCCCGGGCGCCGGCGAGATCCTGATCTTTTGCGGCGCCATGGCCGGCGCCGGCCTGGCCTTCCTCTGGTACAACGCGCACCCGGCGCAGATGTTCATGGGCGACGTCGGCGCGCTGGCGCTGGGCGGTGCGCTCGGCACCATCGCCGTCATCGTGCGCCAGGAAATCGTGCTGTTCATCATGGGCGGCGTGTTCGTGGCCGAGACCCTGTCGGTGATCATCCAGGTCTCGTGGTTCAAGTACACCAAGAAGCGCTACGGCACCGGCCGCCGCGTGTTCCTGATGGCGCCGCTGCACCACCACTTCGAACAGAAGGGCTGGAAGGAAACCAAGGTCGTGGTGCGCTTCTGGATCGTCACCATGATGCTGGTGCTGGTCGGCCTGTCCACCCTGAAACTGCGTTGA
- a CDS encoding UDP-N-acetylmuramoyl-tripeptide--D-alanyl-D-alanine ligase, translated as MRGSLAQLLPALDGARMTADAAFEGVSTDSRKAAPGALFVALRGESFDAHDFLDRITATGVAAVVAERLPQGFTLPAIVVPDTLAALGRIGNAWRSRFAIPVIGVTGSNGKTTVKEMIAAILAAAVGEDARLATQGNLNNEIGVPLTVMRLHDGHRAAVVELGMNHPGEIARLAAIAAPTVALVNNAQREHQEFMHTVEAVARENGAVLAALADDGVVVFPGDDEYTGLWRGLAGEREVLTFGLSEACDVRASYTPNNFGSELTITASSPRRRGPMLSMQQLHSLREGEVSLGPRLRGDDVVADVAEREAARDADGVMHFTIRLSAAGTHNVRNALAACACALAAGIPVAAIVRGLEAFAPVNGRLQRKHTAHGAALIDDTYNANPDSVRAAIDVLAQAAAPRILVLGDMGEVGTQGPEFHREIGEYAAARGIDAVLVTGALARHMTGTGAQHYEQFDDLLAALDKQLGSKSDATVLVKGSRFMKMERVVQHLTTPHEHRKDSH; from the coding sequence ATCCGCGGCTCGCTCGCACAATTGCTGCCCGCGCTGGACGGCGCGCGCATGACCGCGGACGCCGCCTTCGAGGGCGTGTCGACCGACAGCCGCAAGGCCGCCCCCGGCGCGCTGTTCGTCGCCCTGCGCGGCGAGAGCTTCGATGCCCACGACTTCCTGGACCGCATCACCGCCACCGGCGTGGCCGCCGTCGTGGCCGAGCGCCTGCCGCAAGGTTTTACGCTGCCGGCCATCGTGGTGCCGGACACGCTGGCGGCGCTGGGCCGCATCGGCAACGCCTGGCGCAGCCGCTTCGCCATTCCCGTCATCGGCGTCACCGGCAGCAACGGCAAGACCACGGTCAAGGAAATGATCGCAGCGATCCTGGCGGCTGCGGTGGGCGAGGATGCGCGCCTGGCCACGCAAGGCAATTTGAACAACGAGATCGGCGTGCCGCTGACCGTGATGCGCCTGCACGACGGCCACCGCGCCGCGGTGGTCGAACTCGGCATGAACCACCCGGGAGAAATCGCGCGCCTGGCCGCGATCGCGGCGCCGACGGTGGCGCTGGTCAACAACGCCCAGCGCGAGCACCAGGAGTTCATGCACACCGTGGAAGCGGTGGCGCGCGAGAACGGCGCGGTGCTGGCGGCGCTGGCGGACGACGGCGTGGTGGTGTTTCCGGGGGATGACGAGTACACGGGCCTGTGGCGCGGGTTGGCGGGGGAGCGCGAGGTGCTGACTTTCGGCTTGAGCGAGGCGTGCGACGTGCGGGCGAGCTACACGCCGAACAATTTCGGCAGTGAGTTGACCATCACCGCGTCGTCCCCGCGCAGGCGGGGACCCATGCTGAGCATGCAACAATTGCACAGCCTGCGGGAAGGCGAAGTCAGCTTGGGTCCCCGCCTGCGCGGGGACGACGTGGTGGCGGACGTGGCCGAACGTGAAGCGGCGCGTGACGCAGACGGCGTAATGCACTTCACCATCCGCTTGTCCGCCGCCGGCACCCACAACGTCCGCAACGCCCTGGCCGCCTGCGCCTGCGCCCTGGCCGCCGGCATCCCGGTCGCCGCCATCGTGCGCGGCCTGGAAGCGTTCGCGCCCGTGAACGGCCGCCTGCAGCGCAAACACACCGCGCACGGTGCAGCCTTGATCGATGACACCTATAATGCCAACCCCGATTCGGTGCGCGCCGCCATCGACGTGCTGGCGCAGGCCGCCGCGCCGCGCATCCTGGTGCTGGGCGACATGGGCGAAGTCGGCACGCAAGGCCCCGAATTCCACCGCGAGATCGGCGAGTATGCCGCCGCCCGCGGCATCGACGCCGTGCTGGTCACCGGCGCGCTGGCGCGCCACATGACCGGGACGGGCGCGCAACACTACGAGCAGTTCGACGATTTATTGGCAGCACTGGACAAGCAACTGGGCAGCAAATCCGACGCAACTGTGTTGGTGAAGGGCTCGCGTTTCATGAAGATGGAACGCGTGGTCCAGCACCTGACCACCCCACACGAACACCGCAAGGATTCTCACTGA
- a CDS encoding UDP-N-acetylmuramoyl-L-alanyl-D-glutamate--2,6-diaminopimelate ligase, with translation MSARLDDICAWIRAAAPTGRITSDSRRVTPGDVFFAYPGEAADGRTFIGAAIANGAAAVLFEERGFAWDARFAVPHLAVADLKASAGPIAHAFYGHPDAAMFTVGVTGTNGKTSCALWTAQALAQLGAGKGEGKGEAAAVIGTLGVGLVRGRAEPVFDVTGYTTPDAVLLAGELDKLKSAGAAALAIEVSSIGLVERRTAGMHFDVAVFTNLTRDHLDYHGDMDAYESAKLQLFGWPGLRTAVVNLDDAAGVRIVDYLRAQRPDVAVTGYTVEEDGAGTGAAVFDGIEVLRASNLRARPAGTEFQLASPWGALVARTQLVGRFNVSNALAVLGALLAKGIELRAALDAIEALTPAPGRMQQVGGQDAPLVVIDYAHTPDALEKTLAALRPVAKERGGRLWCVFGCGGDRDPGKRPQMGRIAQHADQVVATSDNPRSEAPQAIIEQVVAGMDAAGAPWQAVEDRAAAILLAVKQAGKADVILLAGKGHEPYQEIKGRKIPFSDADHAALALTARLTMMRTN, from the coding sequence ATGAGCGCGCGCCTGGACGACATCTGCGCCTGGATCCGCGCTGCCGCACCGACCGGCCGCATCACGTCCGATTCGCGCCGTGTGACGCCCGGCGACGTGTTCTTCGCCTATCCGGGCGAGGCCGCCGACGGCCGCACGTTCATCGGCGCCGCCATCGCCAACGGCGCAGCGGCGGTGCTGTTCGAGGAACGCGGCTTCGCCTGGGATGCGCGGTTCGCCGTGCCGCACCTGGCCGTGGCCGACCTGAAAGCCAGCGCCGGCCCGATCGCCCACGCCTTTTATGGTCATCCGGACGCCGCCATGTTCACCGTCGGCGTCACCGGCACCAACGGCAAGACTTCGTGCGCGCTGTGGACCGCGCAGGCGCTGGCCCAGCTTGGCGCAGGCAAGGGCGAGGGCAAGGGCGAAGCGGCCGCCGTGATCGGCACGCTCGGCGTGGGCCTGGTGCGCGGGCGCGCCGAACCGGTATTCGACGTCACCGGCTACACCACGCCGGACGCGGTGCTGCTGGCCGGCGAACTGGACAAGCTGAAAAGCGCCGGCGCCGCCGCGCTGGCGATCGAGGTGTCGTCGATCGGCCTGGTCGAGCGCCGCACCGCCGGCATGCACTTCGACGTGGCCGTGTTCACCAACCTGACGCGCGACCACCTCGACTACCACGGCGACATGGACGCCTACGAAAGCGCAAAGCTGCAGCTGTTCGGCTGGCCCGGCCTGCGCACCGCGGTGGTCAACCTGGACGACGCGGCCGGCGTTCGTATCGTCGATTACCTGCGCGCCCAGCGCCCGGACGTTGCCGTGACCGGCTATACCGTGGAGGAAGACGGTGCGGGCACCGGCGCGGCCGTGTTCGACGGCATCGAGGTCTTGCGCGCCTCGAACCTGCGTGCGCGCCCGGCCGGCACCGAGTTCCAGCTGGCCTCGCCCTGGGGCGCGCTTGTGGCCAGGACGCAGCTGGTGGGCCGCTTCAACGTCAGCAATGCGCTGGCGGTGCTGGGCGCGCTGCTGGCCAAGGGCATCGAATTGCGCGCGGCGCTGGACGCGATCGAGGCCTTGACGCCGGCGCCGGGGCGCATGCAGCAGGTCGGCGGCCAGGATGCGCCGCTGGTGGTGATCGACTACGCGCACACGCCGGACGCACTGGAAAAGACCCTGGCCGCGCTGCGGCCGGTGGCGAAGGAACGCGGCGGCCGTCTGTGGTGCGTGTTCGGCTGCGGCGGCGACCGCGATCCGGGCAAGCGTCCGCAGATGGGCCGCATCGCGCAGCATGCCGACCAGGTCGTGGCCACCAGCGACAATCCGCGCAGCGAAGCGCCGCAGGCGATCATCGAGCAGGTCGTGGCCGGCATGGATGCGGCCGGGGCGCCGTGGCAGGCGGTCGAGGACCGCGCCGCCGCCATCCTGCTGGCGGTGAAGCAGGCCGGCAAGGCGGACGTGATCTTGCTGGCGGGGAAGGGCCACGAGCCCTACCAGGAAATCAAGGGTCGGAAAATCCCGTTTTCCGACGCCGACCATGCCGCGCTGGCGCTCACCGCGCGGCTGACGATGATGAGGACGAATTGA
- a CDS encoding peptidoglycan D,D-transpeptidase FtsI family protein → MKAGTNGSRVAAGKGMAFSKSPVLSVRLPDWRSRVVLFVLFAAFAGLAGRAIWVQAMDNQFLQKQGASRYMRTEELAATRGKIFDRNGMVLASSLPVKSVSAFTADIKDAPPEKLRELATLLEMPEADLLKKLASDRSYVYLKRQVEMDVIAKIQKLDLDGIDMRKEYKRFYPQGEVMAHMVGFTNVEDVGQEAMELAQQKSLVGQPGSRRVIKDRLGHIVEDVGMSREPHDGKDLTLSVDSKLQYIAFNSVKNAVEKFNAKAGAAVVIDVHTGEVLALANWPTYDPNNRAHLTGEQLRNRVITDTFEPGSTLKPFTVALALDKGLVKPTTLFDTGGGRYSTGGHVIRDTHPHGVIDVSTIIQKSSNIGTTKISEMLTAQEMWEMFTKVGFGQAPRYGFPGAVAGRVRPYKSWPIVAKANMSFGQGISMSLLQLAHAWLIFARDGDIIPLSFQKVTEKPVGQQIISPKTAAQMRTMVESVVSPQGTASQAQVAGYRAGGKTGTAQKVIDGRYSQTHYVGSFAGMVPMSNPRFVIAVMIDDPTGAIHTGGGVAAPTFAALAANALRADNVPPDSTVTDIIIPEHPLEESN, encoded by the coding sequence ATGAAGGCTGGCACCAACGGTTCCCGCGTGGCCGCGGGCAAGGGCATGGCATTTTCCAAGAGTCCGGTGCTGAGCGTGCGCCTGCCGGACTGGCGCTCGCGCGTGGTGCTGTTCGTGCTGTTCGCCGCGTTCGCCGGCCTGGCCGGGCGCGCCATCTGGGTGCAGGCGATGGACAACCAGTTCCTGCAGAAGCAGGGCGCCAGCCGCTACATGCGCACCGAGGAACTGGCCGCCACGCGCGGCAAGATCTTCGACCGCAACGGCATGGTGCTGGCCTCGTCGCTGCCGGTGAAGTCGGTGTCCGCCTTCACCGCCGACATCAAGGACGCGCCGCCGGAAAAGCTGCGCGAACTGGCGACCCTGCTGGAGATGCCGGAAGCCGACCTGCTCAAGAAGCTGGCCTCCGACCGCAGCTACGTCTACCTCAAGCGGCAGGTCGAGATGGACGTGATCGCCAAGATCCAGAAGCTCGACCTCGACGGCATCGACATGCGCAAGGAGTACAAGCGCTTCTATCCGCAGGGCGAGGTGATGGCGCACATGGTCGGCTTCACCAACGTCGAGGACGTCGGCCAGGAAGCGATGGAGCTGGCGCAGCAGAAGTCGCTGGTCGGCCAGCCGGGCAGCCGGCGCGTGATCAAGGACCGCCTCGGCCACATCGTCGAGGACGTCGGCATGTCGCGCGAGCCGCACGACGGCAAGGACCTGACCCTGTCGGTCGACAGCAAGCTGCAGTACATCGCCTTCAACAGCGTCAAGAACGCGGTCGAGAAGTTCAACGCCAAGGCCGGCGCCGCGGTGGTGATCGACGTCCACACCGGCGAGGTGCTGGCGCTGGCCAACTGGCCGACCTACGACCCCAACAACCGCGCCCACCTCACCGGCGAGCAGCTGCGCAACCGCGTGATCACCGATACCTTCGAGCCGGGTTCGACGCTGAAGCCGTTCACGGTAGCGCTGGCGCTGGACAAGGGCCTGGTCAAGCCGACCACGCTGTTCGACACCGGCGGCGGCCGCTATTCGACCGGCGGCCACGTGATCCGCGACACCCACCCGCACGGCGTCATCGACGTCAGCACCATCATCCAGAAGTCGTCCAACATCGGTACCACCAAGATCTCGGAAATGCTGACGGCGCAGGAAATGTGGGAGATGTTCACCAAGGTCGGCTTCGGCCAGGCGCCGCGCTACGGCTTCCCCGGCGCGGTGGCGGGGCGCGTGCGTCCCTACAAATCCTGGCCGATCGTGGCCAAGGCCAACATGTCGTTCGGCCAGGGCATCTCGATGTCGCTGCTGCAGCTGGCGCACGCCTGGCTGATCTTCGCGCGCGACGGCGACATCATCCCGCTGTCGTTCCAGAAGGTGACCGAAAAGCCGGTCGGCCAGCAGATCATCTCGCCGAAGACCGCCGCGCAAATGCGCACCATGGTGGAATCGGTGGTGAGCCCGCAGGGCACCGCGTCGCAGGCGCAGGTGGCGGGCTACCGCGCCGGCGGCAAGACCGGCACCGCGCAAAAGGTCATCGACGGCCGCTATTCGCAGACGCACTACGTCGGCTCGTTCGCCGGCATGGTGCCGATGTCCAACCCGCGCTTCGTGATCGCGGTGATGATCGACGACCCGACCGGCGCGATCCACACCGGCGGCGGCGTGGCGGCACCGACCTTCGCCGCGCTGGCGGCCAACGCGCTGCGCGCCGACAACGTGCCGCCGGATTCGACGGTCACCGACATCATCATCCCGGAACATCCCCTCGAGGAGAGCAACTGA